A single genomic interval of Helianthus annuus cultivar XRQ/B chromosome 13, HanXRQr2.0-SUNRISE, whole genome shotgun sequence harbors:
- the LOC118485836 gene encoding secreted RxLR effector protein 161-like, translating to MDPAFKLSPDEGVVVSQLEYSRAFRSLMYAMISTRPDIAYAVGKLSRYTSNPGASHWQAMNQVFLSYTGFHSVLEGYSNASWINNKEDHSSTSGWTFLLGGGARSWASKKQTCITDSTIESEFVALVAAGKEAKWLRNLI from the coding sequence ATGGATCCTGCTTTTAAGCTCTCACCTGATGAAGGTGTAGTTGTAAGCCAACTTGAGTATTCAAGGGCCTTTAGATCTCTCATGTATGCCATGATTAGCACTAGACCGGATATAGCTTATGCTGTTGGAAAGCTTAGTAGGTATACTAGCAATCCAGGTGCAAGTCATTGGCAAGCAATGAATCAAGTATTTTTGAGTTATACTGGATTTCATTCGGTTTTAGAAGGTTATTCGAATGCAAGCTGGATTAACAACAAGGAAGATCATTCTTCCACAAGTGGATGGACTTTTCTGCTTGGAGGAGGTGCTAGATCTTGGGCATCTAAGAAACAGACTTGCATAACTGATTCAACAATAGAGTCTGAGTTTGTTGCATTAGTCGCAGCTGGCAAAGAAGCTAAGTGGCTAAGAAACTTAATTTAG